The following coding sequences are from one Paenibacillus tundrae window:
- a CDS encoding DUF6470 family protein has protein sequence MKTLPIVQIQTTPSILNMDTTPGQYSIRQPKAEMQLNTRPANLTVQSHPITLHVDQSKAFSAYNGGNMIDMNARIYSGIQQQFLQNMAERVQQGNQLAAIHKPGNTIADIIGVDWQPQAFPETRTPASSDNVDIRIETRPPDISYEPAVSEMNVIVNKPEIEYQRGKLDIYVKQYASVQYTPPAIDMGL, from the coding sequence TTGAAGACGCTACCGATTGTTCAGATTCAAACAACGCCATCAATTCTGAATATGGACACGACCCCTGGTCAGTACTCTATTCGTCAGCCTAAGGCGGAAATGCAGCTAAACACCAGACCAGCGAATTTAACAGTTCAGAGTCATCCAATTACCCTTCATGTAGATCAGAGCAAGGCTTTCTCTGCCTACAATGGCGGCAATATGATTGACATGAATGCTCGAATTTACTCAGGAATTCAGCAGCAGTTCTTGCAAAACATGGCTGAACGTGTTCAGCAAGGGAATCAATTAGCAGCTATCCACAAACCGGGAAATACGATAGCTGATATTATAGGCGTGGATTGGCAGCCTCAAGCTTTCCCAGAAACAAGGACTCCCGCATCATCCGATAATGTAGATATTCGAATTGAAACGAGACCGCCAGACATTAGTTATGAACCCGCTGTTTCTGAAATGAATGTTATTGTTAATAAACCGGAGATTGAGTATCAAAGAGGCAAACTAGATATCTATGTGAAACAATATGCATCAGTTCAATACACTCCACCAGCCATAGATATGGGGTTGTGA
- the flgL gene encoding flagellar hook-associated protein FlgL produces MRITNNMLSSQLLLNLNRNAQQMNNTQTQLATGRKINKPSDDPVGITYSLRYRAELSSNEQYQKNVDSAVSWLEFNDTVLNQAGSVLQRLRELTVQGATDTNPQSALDSINEEVKQLKGQLIDVANSKLNGKYIFNGETYDAKPYDFPTNADGSLDTTNAASIVTDKGKINFIVGESVQLPINVNGNEVFGFDTEGDHLFVTVDNIIQALASGNTKELSNQLENIDTRMNKMLAIRAEIGAKTNRVDLMTGRLTDLEINLTDMQAKVEDADVAEVMMKAKIQENIYNASLSAGAKIISPSLVDFLR; encoded by the coding sequence ATGAGAATAACGAATAATATGCTCAGTTCACAGCTGCTTTTGAATCTAAATCGTAATGCTCAGCAAATGAATAATACACAAACTCAGTTAGCTACTGGTCGGAAGATTAATAAACCTTCTGATGATCCAGTAGGTATTACGTACTCTCTTCGTTATCGAGCAGAGTTATCCTCTAATGAGCAATATCAGAAAAATGTAGATAGTGCGGTTTCTTGGCTTGAATTCAATGATACGGTTTTGAATCAAGCGGGCAGTGTTTTGCAACGGTTGCGTGAGTTGACTGTACAAGGTGCAACGGATACCAATCCTCAGTCTGCATTGGATAGTATCAATGAAGAAGTGAAACAACTTAAAGGGCAGCTTATTGACGTTGCTAACAGCAAACTGAATGGCAAGTACATTTTTAACGGTGAAACCTATGATGCTAAGCCATATGATTTTCCTACTAACGCAGATGGCTCTTTGGATACTACCAATGCAGCATCTATTGTCACAGACAAAGGAAAGATTAATTTTATTGTCGGTGAAAGTGTACAGCTCCCCATTAATGTAAATGGTAATGAGGTATTCGGTTTTGATACCGAAGGAGATCATTTGTTTGTAACAGTTGATAATATCATACAAGCATTAGCTAGTGGGAATACTAAAGAATTATCGAATCAATTAGAAAATATAGATACACGAATGAACAAAATGTTGGCAATTCGTGCCGAAATTGGTGCCAAAACTAATCGTGTGGATTTAATGACAGGTCGTTTGACAGATCTTGAGATTAATCTGACGGATATGCAGGCCAAGGTTGAGGATGCGGACGTTGCAGAGGTAATGATGAAAGCTAAAATCCAGGAGAACATTTATAATGCTTCCCTATCTGCTGGAGCTAAGATTATTTCCCCGTCGTTAGTGGATTTCCTTAGATAG
- the flgK gene encoding flagellar hook-associated protein FlgK has protein sequence MASTFHSIETAKRSLFTQTTALSTTGHNVANANTEGYSRQKVNMQAAIPMEPFAFLHSTTPGQLGTGVEFDSITRVREKFLDDQYRNENTNFGSWSIQRDTLEKLEAIVNEPSNTGFRTVMDNFYKSWSDLSKNPEDVTARRIVKETTLALTDAMNQISRQLNALSEDLDSNIAVKANEIQGYLGNIANLNSAIVKVESLGDNANDLRDQRDLMADKLSKIMNITVTDSPQGYQIQMNGQALVTGGAVQVPVDPAFLNTAYTAGTLTNGEVHGMIKSRDTLVSDYQKQMDDLANTLANGDIEITIPAGSILPDNTVLDGVTYTGATRSLATDLKVTVKGLNGLHQLGYSMDGTNSGGLPFFTATGGGTAITAGNISLNAEILADPNKIATSMRTIDTSGTETVIKGNNTLAILIANLKDTPMKSADGLRNAAIGAQFSSMVGQLGVQSQEAARQTSNSEFLVEQVETRRQSVSGVSLDEEMANMIKFQHAYSASARFMTTYDQLLDKLINSTGVVGR, from the coding sequence GTGGCATCTACATTTCATTCAATCGAAACGGCTAAACGCAGTTTGTTCACACAGACGACAGCTCTTAGCACAACAGGCCATAACGTAGCGAATGCGAATACAGAAGGATACTCGCGTCAGAAGGTAAATATGCAGGCAGCTATTCCTATGGAGCCATTTGCTTTCCTGCACTCGACAACACCAGGACAGCTCGGTACAGGGGTGGAGTTTGACTCCATTACGCGTGTTAGAGAGAAATTCCTCGACGACCAATATCGCAATGAGAACACCAACTTCGGAAGTTGGTCCATTCAGCGCGATACCTTGGAGAAGCTCGAAGCGATTGTAAATGAGCCCTCTAACACGGGTTTCCGAACGGTTATGGATAATTTCTATAAATCATGGTCTGATCTAAGTAAAAATCCAGAGGATGTTACGGCACGCCGAATTGTAAAAGAAACGACGCTAGCTTTGACGGATGCGATGAATCAGATCAGTCGTCAATTGAATGCACTTAGTGAGGATTTGGATAGTAATATTGCAGTTAAAGCTAATGAAATCCAAGGCTATCTGGGGAATATCGCGAACCTGAATAGTGCCATTGTGAAAGTTGAATCGCTTGGCGACAATGCCAACGATCTACGTGACCAACGTGACTTAATGGCAGATAAGCTGTCCAAGATTATGAATATTACAGTTACAGATTCTCCACAAGGCTACCAGATTCAAATGAATGGACAGGCGCTTGTTACAGGTGGAGCTGTACAGGTTCCTGTAGATCCAGCCTTTTTGAACACGGCTTATACAGCGGGAACCTTAACTAATGGTGAAGTGCACGGCATGATCAAGTCCAGAGATACGTTGGTAAGTGATTATCAGAAACAAATGGATGATTTAGCAAATACGCTCGCTAATGGTGATATTGAGATTACTATTCCTGCCGGTTCTATTTTGCCCGATAATACAGTTCTGGATGGTGTTACTTACACTGGTGCAACACGTTCACTGGCAACAGACCTTAAAGTTACAGTCAAAGGACTAAATGGATTACATCAACTGGGTTACAGCATGGATGGTACTAATTCAGGGGGGCTACCATTTTTCACAGCAACGGGTGGCGGAACTGCTATCACGGCTGGGAATATCTCATTGAATGCTGAAATTTTGGCCGATCCAAATAAAATTGCTACTTCGATGAGAACTATAGATACTTCTGGAACAGAAACAGTGATCAAAGGGAATAACACACTTGCTATCCTAATTGCCAATCTAAAGGATACGCCAATGAAGTCTGCTGACGGATTGCGGAATGCTGCCATCGGGGCACAGTTTAGCTCGATGGTGGGACAACTTGGGGTTCAATCTCAGGAAGCTGCACGCCAAACGTCGAATTCGGAGTTCCTTGTAGAGCAAGTGGAGACGCGTCGCCAATCGGTAAGTGGAGTATCTCTGGATGAAGAGATGGCTAATATGATTAAATTCCAACATGCATACAGTGCATCTGCACGCTTTATGACGACATATGACCAACTTCTTGATAAATTGATTAACTCTACTGGTGTAGTAGGTAGATAA
- a CDS encoding flagellar protein FlgN, with protein MAALDRLIAVLQQMEQSHRDMLALSEIKRQVIVKNDVDELIAVLNKESRFMKQQEPLETERQRAVHELLQERGIKSMLNLNITEISKLIFDPADKQRLLEVQKKLAGTLQELKEINQLNQKLIEQSLMFIDLSMDIFASRPEQDATYQHPADKNGNPGRIGLFDTRA; from the coding sequence ATGGCAGCACTGGACAGATTAATTGCAGTATTGCAGCAGATGGAACAAAGTCACCGCGACATGCTGGCACTTAGCGAGATCAAGAGACAGGTGATCGTTAAGAACGATGTGGATGAACTCATTGCCGTTCTGAACAAGGAATCTAGGTTTATGAAGCAGCAGGAGCCATTGGAGACTGAACGACAGCGTGCTGTGCACGAGCTGCTTCAGGAGCGGGGAATCAAATCCATGTTGAATCTGAACATTACCGAAATTTCCAAATTGATTTTTGATCCGGCTGACAAGCAGCGATTACTCGAGGTTCAGAAGAAGCTTGCGGGAACATTACAAGAATTGAAGGAAATTAACCAATTGAATCAAAAGCTGATCGAGCAGTCCTTGATGTTTATCGACCTCTCGATGGACATCTTCGCTTCAAGACCAGAACAGGATGCCACATATCAGCATCCTGCCGATAAGAACGGCAATCCAGGGCGAATCGGTCTGTTTGACACGCGTGCCTAA
- the flgM gene encoding flagellar biosynthesis anti-sigma factor FlgM — translation MKINEPNRIGAINSYQRNVESNQQAEAKKSRRKDEVSISPEAMKMLEEQGRTQDVGRLERIQQLKEQVSSGTYQVDSSKLADKLLPYFKSFDKE, via the coding sequence ATGAAAATCAATGAACCCAACCGAATTGGTGCTATCAATTCATATCAGAGAAACGTTGAATCCAATCAGCAGGCTGAGGCTAAGAAAAGCCGCCGTAAGGACGAGGTATCTATTTCTCCGGAGGCGATGAAGATGCTTGAGGAACAAGGTCGTACACAGGACGTAGGTCGTTTGGAGCGGATCCAACAGTTGAAAGAGCAAGTGAGCTCAGGAACATACCAGGTAGACAGCAGTAAACTTGCCGACAAGTTGCTGCCGTACTTTAAGTCTTTTGATAAGGAATAG
- a CDS encoding TIGR03826 family flagellar region protein, whose translation MNLGNCPRCGRLYAINIREVCTNCIKEIELEYQTCVDYLRENKGANIQELSDATEISIKQITKFIREGRISIENAPNMMYPCEVCGTLIREGHMCDSCRSRLTKDLAGAAREVGQKENNNIGGRTYNAVDKLRDS comes from the coding sequence ATGAATCTGGGTAATTGTCCTCGCTGTGGCAGACTATATGCAATAAATATTCGGGAAGTATGCACAAACTGTATTAAAGAAATAGAGTTAGAATACCAGACTTGTGTAGACTACTTGCGTGAAAATAAAGGTGCTAACATTCAGGAATTGTCTGATGCAACCGAAATTTCGATTAAGCAGATTACCAAGTTCATTAGAGAGGGACGAATTTCCATCGAAAACGCCCCGAATATGATGTATCCTTGTGAAGTGTGCGGAACCTTGATTCGTGAAGGTCACATGTGCGATTCATGCCGTAGCCGATTGACCAAAGACTTGGCTGGGGCAGCCCGTGAAGTAGGTCAGAAGGAGAACAATAATATAGGCGGACGAACCTATAATGCTGTCGACAAACTGCGCGATTCATAG